The following are from one region of the Paenibacillus sabinae T27 genome:
- the kdpB gene encoding potassium-transporting ATPase subunit KdpB gives MSTRKSTLSREIVSQAVKQAFVKLDPRIMMRNPVMFVVEVGFLITLFLLFVPNAFGGTVTTGFNASVALVLLFTVLFANFAEALAEGRGKAQADSLKKTKKEISANKVTGQGVKTVSSTELRKGDVVIVAQGEMIPGDGEVIEGLASVDESAITGESAPVIKEAGGDFSSVTGGTRVISDQIKVRITSDPGESFLDRMISLVEGAKRQKTPNEIALNTVLVSLTIIFLLVVITLPFFADYLNIRLEIPVLIALLVCLIPTTIGGLLSAIGIAGMDRVTQFNVLAMSGKAVEASGDINTIILDKTGTITYGNRMASEFVPAENYSAQEVAMWAAISSVKDETPEGRSVLELLNKQGLSFPEKLAEGAEFIEFKAETRMSGVDLQDGRKVRKGAVDAVKQWVAEQGGFIPKGFQESSDAIASAGGTPLAVAVDQTIFGLIYLKDTVKPGMRERFDQMRKMGIKTIMCTGDNPLTAATIAAEAGVDAFIAESKPEDKIAVIRREQAEGKLVAMTGDGTNDAPALAQADVGIAMNSGTVAAKEAANMVDLDSDPSKIIEVVSIGKQLLMTRGALTTFSIANDIAKYFAIIPAMFMVAIPEMKVLNIMGLHSPLSAILSALIFNAIIIPLLIPLAMKGVAYKPMSSSRLLSRNLLIYGLGGVIVPFIGIKLIDLLVQFMV, from the coding sequence ATGAGCACCCGTAAAAGCACATTATCAAGAGAAATTGTCAGTCAGGCCGTCAAGCAGGCCTTTGTCAAACTGGATCCGCGGATCATGATGCGTAATCCGGTCATGTTCGTGGTGGAAGTCGGATTTCTGATTACCTTGTTTTTGCTCTTTGTTCCGAACGCTTTTGGCGGAACGGTAACAACAGGCTTCAACGCCTCCGTGGCCTTGGTCCTGCTGTTCACCGTGCTGTTCGCCAATTTCGCTGAGGCTCTGGCCGAAGGGCGCGGCAAAGCACAGGCCGATTCGCTTAAGAAGACCAAGAAAGAAATTTCGGCCAATAAAGTGACAGGTCAAGGCGTCAAAACTGTCTCTTCCACAGAGCTGCGCAAGGGCGATGTGGTCATTGTTGCCCAAGGAGAGATGATTCCGGGGGACGGCGAAGTCATTGAAGGATTGGCGTCTGTGGATGAATCGGCAATTACCGGGGAATCTGCTCCGGTTATTAAAGAGGCGGGCGGTGACTTCAGTTCGGTGACCGGAGGCACCCGGGTCATCAGCGACCAGATTAAGGTCCGCATCACCAGCGATCCCGGAGAATCTTTTCTGGATCGGATGATTTCTCTGGTTGAAGGGGCGAAACGGCAAAAAACGCCGAATGAAATTGCGCTGAATACCGTTTTGGTCAGCCTGACCATTATCTTTCTGCTTGTTGTCATTACGCTGCCTTTCTTCGCGGATTATCTGAATATCCGGCTGGAAATCCCCGTGCTGATCGCACTGCTGGTCTGCCTGATTCCTACCACGATCGGCGGCTTGCTCTCCGCTATCGGGATTGCGGGAATGGACCGTGTCACCCAGTTCAACGTTCTGGCGATGTCAGGAAAGGCCGTTGAAGCGTCTGGCGATATCAACACGATTATTCTGGATAAGACGGGAACGATCACGTACGGCAACCGGATGGCCAGCGAATTTGTTCCGGCTGAGAATTACAGCGCTCAGGAAGTGGCGATGTGGGCGGCGATCAGCTCGGTCAAGGATGAGACTCCGGAGGGTCGCTCCGTACTGGAGCTGCTAAACAAGCAGGGGCTGTCGTTCCCTGAAAAATTGGCGGAAGGTGCGGAGTTTATCGAGTTCAAAGCGGAAACCCGAATGAGCGGCGTCGATCTGCAGGATGGGCGGAAGGTCCGCAAAGGAGCCGTTGATGCCGTGAAGCAGTGGGTTGCCGAACAGGGCGGCTTCATTCCGAAAGGGTTTCAGGAAAGCAGCGATGCCATCGCCTCTGCCGGCGGAACGCCGCTGGCCGTAGCCGTCGATCAAACGATCTTCGGTCTCATCTATCTGAAAGATACCGTTAAACCGGGGATGAGAGAACGGTTTGACCAAATGCGGAAAATGGGCATCAAAACGATTATGTGCACAGGCGACAATCCGCTGACAGCCGCAACGATTGCCGCGGAAGCAGGGGTGGATGCCTTTATCGCCGAGAGCAAACCGGAGGATAAAATCGCCGTCATTCGCCGGGAACAGGCGGAAGGCAAGCTGGTCGCCATGACCGGCGACGGAACGAACGATGCTCCCGCACTGGCGCAGGCGGATGTGGGGATTGCCATGAACAGCGGAACGGTTGCCGCCAAGGAAGCGGCCAATATGGTCGATCTGGATTCGGACCCCTCCAAAATCATTGAAGTGGTGTCCATCGGGAAGCAGCTGTTGATGACACGCGGAGCGCTGACCACCTTCAGTATTGCGAATGATATCGCCAAATATTTTGCGATTATTCCCGCGATGTTTATGGTGGCGATTCCGGAAATGAAAGTGCTCAACATCATGGGGCTGCATTCTCCGCTGTCCGCCATCCTGTCAGCGCTCATTTTTAACGCGATCATTATTCCGCTGCTGATTCCGCTGGCGATGAAGGGGGTCGCCTACAAACCGATGAGTTCTTCCAGATTGCTAAGCCGCAACCTGCTCATCTACGGTCTCGGCGGCGTCATCGTACCGTTTATCGGCATTAAGCTGATCGATTTGCTTGTTCAATTTATGGTGTAG
- the kdpA gene encoding potassium-transporting ATPase subunit KdpA, whose product MTTTSLLAIAVTVLIALLLARPAGLYIAEVFNYERTGLDRWFGWLEKPVYALGGIRKENQSWKEYALALLLSNSVMILLVYLIFRFQGVLPLNPTRIASMEPTLAFNTAISFMTNTNLQHYSGESGLSYLSQMIGIIFMMFTAPASALAGAIAFIRALSGKPLGNFFVDMIRCITRILLPVSFVLAFVFVAMGVPQTLEPAAVAHTLEGATQEIARGPVASFLSIKEFGNNGGGFFGVNSAHPFENPSGFSNFLQIVLMLLLPASLPFTYGKMVGNRKQGRVLFASMVMMFVVLLGISLASENTGNPVINALGIQHAQGSMEGKEVRFGAAQSTLYSVVTTATETGAVNTMHDTLTPIGGLVALGNMMLNTVFGGVGAGFINVLMYAMIAVFLSGLMVGRTPEFLGKKIEGKEMKLIAVTLIISPLLILLPTAFALYAHPDTISNPGFHGLSQALYEFTSSAANNGSGFEGLGDATPFWNISTGIVMFLGRYFPVITMLAVAGSLAAKKSVPETAGTFRTDNILFGTVFIGAVLIVGALTFFPAVALGPIAEYLTLKP is encoded by the coding sequence GTGACCACAACATCTTTACTTGCAATCGCAGTAACGGTATTGATTGCCTTGCTGCTTGCCCGCCCCGCGGGGCTGTATATAGCGGAAGTATTCAACTACGAGAGAACAGGACTTGACCGCTGGTTCGGCTGGCTGGAGAAGCCTGTCTACGCGCTCGGGGGAATACGGAAGGAGAACCAAAGCTGGAAGGAATACGCCCTGGCTCTGCTGCTAAGCAATTCGGTCATGATCCTGCTGGTATACCTCATCTTCCGCTTTCAGGGAGTGCTGCCGCTGAACCCAACCCGGATCGCATCCATGGAACCCACTCTGGCGTTTAACACGGCGATTAGCTTTATGACCAATACGAATCTGCAGCATTACAGCGGTGAAAGCGGCTTGTCTTATTTGTCGCAAATGATTGGCATTATCTTTATGATGTTTACCGCTCCCGCTTCAGCCCTGGCTGGCGCCATCGCCTTCATTCGGGCTCTTTCCGGCAAGCCGCTGGGGAACTTTTTCGTAGATATGATACGGTGCATTACCCGCATCCTTCTTCCGGTTTCCTTTGTGCTGGCGTTCGTGTTCGTGGCGATGGGCGTTCCGCAGACGCTGGAACCGGCAGCGGTGGCCCATACGCTTGAAGGAGCGACCCAGGAAATTGCCCGCGGTCCTGTGGCGTCATTTCTGTCGATTAAGGAATTCGGCAATAACGGCGGCGGTTTCTTCGGGGTGAACTCGGCCCATCCGTTTGAGAATCCGAGCGGATTCAGCAATTTTCTGCAAATCGTGCTCATGCTGCTGCTACCGGCATCGCTGCCCTTCACTTACGGGAAAATGGTAGGCAACAGGAAGCAGGGACGCGTACTGTTTGCTTCAATGGTTATGATGTTTGTGGTTCTTCTCGGCATTTCCCTGGCAAGCGAGAATACGGGTAACCCGGTGATAAATGCTTTGGGCATCCAGCATGCGCAGGGTTCGATGGAGGGCAAAGAGGTGCGCTTCGGCGCTGCCCAGTCCACCCTGTATTCGGTTGTCACTACGGCTACCGAAACCGGAGCGGTGAACACGATGCATGATACCCTGACACCAATAGGCGGTCTGGTTGCCCTTGGCAATATGATGCTAAATACGGTCTTTGGCGGGGTGGGGGCAGGTTTCATTAACGTGCTGATGTATGCGATGATCGCGGTCTTTCTGTCCGGACTCATGGTCGGCCGAACACCGGAGTTCCTTGGGAAGAAGATCGAGGGCAAAGAGATGAAGCTGATTGCGGTCACGCTGATTATCAGTCCCCTGTTGATTTTGCTGCCCACGGCATTCGCTTTGTATGCTCATCCGGATACCATTTCCAACCCAGGCTTTCACGGGCTGTCCCAAGCCTTGTATGAATTTACTTCTTCGGCGGCCAACAATGGTTCCGGCTTTGAAGGGCTTGGCGACGCGACACCGTTCTGGAATATTTCTACCGGCATTGTCATGTTTCTCGGCCGCTATTTCCCAGTCATTACCATGCTGGCTGTAGCCGGCTCGCTTGCCGCCAAGAAGAGCGTACCCGAGACGGCGGGAACATTCCGGACAGACAATATTTTGTTCGGTACCGTATTTATCGGCGCCGTACTGATCGTCGGAGCGTTGACGTTCTTCCCGGCCGTTGCGCTGGGACCGATTGCTGAATATTTGACGCTGAAGCCATAG
- the kdpF gene encoding K(+)-transporting ATPase subunit F, with translation MIWGLAVIIAALLVYLTYALINPEKF, from the coding sequence ATGATCTGGGGACTCGCTGTCATCATAGCTGCGCTGCTTGTATACCTGACCTACGCGCTTATTAACCCGGAAAAGTTTTAG
- a CDS encoding class I SAM-dependent methyltransferase — translation MDKNAVYTTNSFYWDTKGNDFLEAIVLPFYGAFVSEEKCQLFGDVSGKKMLEIGCGNGQSLQYQGDRKASELWGMDISEKQIEKATQHLTSCGLSAKLICSPMEEECGIPEDYFDFVYSIYAIGWTTDLEGTFCRIASYLKKDGVFIFSWSHPIHKCVVAENNMLAFNKCYFDESWYSVSLDLAGEGVLTLSDRKLSTYVNALSKAGFVIEQMIEQSDDEIMQSWDDNSDFVKRAKMFPLTFVIKARKL, via the coding sequence ATGGACAAGAATGCAGTTTATACAACAAACAGCTTCTATTGGGATACAAAAGGAAATGACTTTTTAGAAGCAATCGTGCTTCCTTTTTATGGAGCATTTGTCTCTGAAGAAAAATGCCAACTTTTTGGTGATGTCTCAGGAAAAAAGATGCTGGAGATAGGCTGTGGAAACGGTCAATCCTTGCAATATCAGGGGGACCGCAAAGCATCTGAACTATGGGGTATGGATATATCAGAGAAACAAATCGAAAAGGCAACGCAACATTTGACGTCGTGCGGTCTTTCAGCAAAATTGATCTGTTCTCCCATGGAAGAAGAATGTGGCATACCAGAGGATTACTTTGACTTTGTTTATTCGATTTATGCCATAGGCTGGACCACCGACCTTGAAGGTACTTTTTGCCGGATCGCTTCTTACCTAAAAAAAGACGGCGTATTTATTTTCAGTTGGTCTCATCCTATACACAAATGTGTCGTTGCAGAAAACAATATGCTTGCTTTTAACAAGTGTTATTTCGATGAATCTTGGTATTCGGTATCTCTTGATTTAGCCGGAGAAGGTGTACTAACATTATCGGACCGTAAACTATCAACCTATGTGAATGCGCTATCAAAAGCGGGATTTGTCATTGAGCAAATGATTGAGCAATCTGATGATGAAATTATGCAATCGTGGGACGATAACAGCGATTTCGTAAAAAGAGCGAAGATGTTTCCTTTAACTTTTGTAATCAAAGCAAGAAAACTATAA
- a CDS encoding response regulator: MNKPFILVVEDDKPIRKLITTTLETQGYRYHTAETGEVSIIEAISRQPDLIILDLGLPDMDGVDIIKKVRDWSNVPIIVVSARSEDRDKIEALDAGADDYLTKPFSVEELLARLRVSLRRIRYDSDKLQKDASQFINGPLRIDYAAGCVWLDEEEIHLTPSEYKLLCLLAKNVGKVLTHNYILHSIWGSHPYDVPALRVFMATLRKKIEKKSAQLRLIQTHIGIGYRMLQVGDDFSDR, translated from the coding sequence ATGAATAAACCTTTCATTCTGGTCGTGGAGGATGACAAGCCGATCCGAAAATTGATTACGACCACTCTGGAGACACAAGGGTATAGATATCACACGGCGGAAACAGGTGAAGTCTCCATTATCGAAGCAATTTCCAGACAACCGGATTTGATTATTCTGGATTTGGGGCTCCCGGATATGGATGGGGTAGATATCATAAAAAAAGTCCGGGATTGGTCGAACGTTCCCATCATCGTGGTCAGCGCGCGGAGCGAGGACCGGGACAAAATCGAGGCGCTGGATGCAGGCGCGGACGATTACCTGACCAAGCCCTTTAGCGTGGAAGAACTGCTGGCCCGGCTTCGGGTTAGTCTTCGCCGCATCCGCTATGACAGCGATAAGCTTCAGAAGGATGCTTCCCAGTTCATTAACGGGCCGCTTAGAATCGATTATGCGGCGGGCTGCGTTTGGCTGGATGAAGAAGAAATTCACCTTACGCCTAGCGAGTATAAACTTCTATGCCTGCTGGCCAAGAATGTAGGCAAAGTGCTCACGCATAATTATATTCTGCATTCGATCTGGGGCAGCCATCCCTACGATGTGCCCGCCCTGCGTGTATTTATGGCGACGCTACGAAAGAAAATAGAAAAAAAATCCGCACAGCTGCGGTTGATTCAAACACATATTGGCATCGGGTACCGTATGCTTCAGGTTGGCGATGATTTTAGCGACAGGTAA
- a CDS encoding sensor histidine kinase: MEGIPAEKKRGKLNIFIGYAPGVGKTYAMLSAGKEEQKDGIDVVAGFIESHDRPDTMALLEGLELMPPLTISGAGAAIEEFDLDLALQRKPDLILLDDLGHTNAAGCRHKKRYRDVEELLRAGIHVYTTINIQQIESLTDIVASITGISVHERIPDSVFDSADQVKLVDIEPDDLIDRLHKGKIYRNDEAEEAQAQLFTREKLTALREIALRSTASQLNRIAIQISEQAKRDEYNTKDHILVCLSSAASNKKVIRTAARMAEAFHGRFTALFVETPETMALASKNKEELRGNLRLAEQLGAQIATVYGEDIPGQIAEYVKTSGVSKIVLGRSENKKRGLAKSNVVDKLTALVPNIETYIIPYSQPPSPRKFHLNAKPLHLSASDIAKTTAIIAGCTIIGLCFQYFGLKEANIVTVYILGVLLNAMITRGRLYSVFSSVLSVLVFNFCFTEPYFSLRVYDSGYPVTFLVMLAASFLTSTLTMRVRDQASQSAQKAYRTEVLLETSRKLQQAQDFPAIIDETARQMVKLLNRTVIFYSVQQKGLSAPIIFPKKDSGSTPAVYMDENEQAVADWVYKNNKRAGATTDTFFGAHCLYHAVRGGETVFAVAAIVMDQEEPLDVFEKSLVFAMLGECGLALEKEKLNGQQQEIFMQIRQEQLRANLLRAISHDLRTPLTSISGNAGILIGNSNVLSEEQKKGLYTDIYDDSMWLINLVENLLSISRIENGSINLNLQAELIEEVISEALQHVNRNSVKHSIQSIVDDDLLMARVDSRLIVQVLINLVDNAIKYTQEGSCITLSAIRDGQMVLIEVSDDGPGISDESKTRLFEMFYTGDNIRGDGRRGLGLGLALCKSIVNAHGGTIGVRDHFPRGTVFYFTLQAAEVSVYE, encoded by the coding sequence ATGGAAGGCATACCGGCAGAAAAAAAACGGGGAAAGCTGAATATTTTCATCGGTTACGCACCGGGCGTCGGAAAAACCTATGCGATGCTCAGCGCCGGAAAAGAGGAACAAAAGGACGGGATTGACGTTGTCGCCGGATTCATTGAATCCCATGACAGACCCGATACGATGGCTCTCCTGGAAGGATTGGAGCTAATGCCACCATTGACAATTTCCGGCGCAGGAGCTGCGATAGAGGAATTCGATTTGGACCTGGCGCTTCAAAGAAAGCCGGATCTCATATTATTGGACGATCTGGGCCATACCAATGCCGCAGGATGCCGCCACAAAAAAAGATATCGGGATGTTGAAGAATTGCTGCGGGCGGGGATTCATGTCTATACAACGATTAATATTCAGCAGATTGAAAGCCTGACGGACATTGTCGCCTCGATTACCGGAATCTCCGTTCACGAACGCATTCCTGACAGTGTGTTTGACAGTGCGGACCAGGTAAAATTGGTCGATATCGAACCGGATGATCTGATCGATCGTCTTCATAAGGGGAAGATCTATCGTAATGATGAAGCAGAAGAAGCTCAGGCCCAATTATTCACCAGGGAAAAGCTGACCGCCCTTCGTGAAATTGCTCTACGCAGTACAGCAAGCCAGTTGAACCGTATCGCCATCCAGATCAGCGAACAGGCCAAGAGAGATGAATACAACACGAAAGACCATATTCTGGTCTGTCTCTCCTCGGCAGCTTCCAACAAAAAGGTGATTCGCACCGCGGCGAGAATGGCGGAAGCCTTTCACGGCCGGTTTACCGCTTTATTCGTGGAAACTCCGGAAACTATGGCGCTGGCCTCCAAAAATAAAGAGGAATTACGGGGCAATTTGAGGCTGGCCGAGCAATTAGGTGCCCAGATTGCAACGGTGTACGGGGAAGACATCCCGGGACAAATCGCGGAATATGTCAAAACCAGCGGAGTATCCAAAATAGTGCTGGGAAGGTCGGAGAACAAAAAGAGAGGATTGGCAAAATCCAATGTGGTCGATAAGCTGACCGCGCTGGTTCCCAATATTGAAACTTACATCATTCCATACTCACAGCCTCCGAGCCCCAGGAAATTTCACCTGAATGCCAAGCCGCTCCATCTTTCGGCGTCTGATATTGCAAAGACCACAGCCATTATCGCAGGCTGCACTATCATCGGATTATGCTTTCAATACTTCGGATTAAAAGAAGCGAACATCGTCACGGTGTATATTCTCGGCGTCCTGTTGAACGCCATGATAACCAGAGGCAGGCTGTACAGCGTCTTTTCGTCGGTTTTGAGCGTACTTGTATTCAATTTCTGTTTTACGGAGCCGTATTTTTCCCTAAGAGTCTATGATTCCGGTTATCCGGTTACCTTTCTGGTCATGCTGGCTGCGTCTTTTCTGACAAGTACCTTAACGATGCGGGTACGGGATCAAGCGAGCCAATCCGCGCAAAAGGCATACCGCACAGAGGTGCTGCTCGAAACGAGTCGCAAATTGCAGCAAGCCCAAGACTTCCCGGCAATTATTGATGAAACGGCCCGCCAGATGGTGAAACTTTTGAACCGGACGGTTATTTTTTATTCCGTTCAGCAGAAAGGGTTGTCTGCGCCGATTATTTTTCCGAAAAAAGATTCCGGGAGTACCCCGGCGGTCTATATGGATGAAAATGAACAAGCGGTTGCCGATTGGGTGTACAAGAACAACAAGCGCGCTGGAGCGACGACTGATACTTTTTTTGGCGCTCATTGCCTCTACCATGCCGTGCGCGGCGGTGAAACGGTTTTTGCTGTGGCGGCCATCGTCATGGATCAGGAAGAACCACTGGACGTCTTTGAAAAAAGCTTGGTGTTTGCGATGCTCGGAGAATGCGGGCTTGCTCTGGAGAAGGAGAAACTTAACGGGCAGCAGCAGGAAATTTTCATGCAAATCCGGCAGGAGCAGCTCCGTGCCAATCTCCTTAGGGCGATTTCACATGATTTGCGTACCCCTCTCACCAGCATTTCCGGCAATGCGGGCATACTGATCGGCAACTCCAATGTGCTCAGCGAGGAACAGAAAAAAGGCTTGTATACCGACATTTACGACGATTCCATGTGGCTGATTAATCTAGTGGAAAATTTGCTGTCGATCAGCCGGATTGAGAACGGTTCGATCAATCTGAACCTTCAGGCTGAATTGATAGAGGAGGTTATTTCCGAGGCCCTGCAGCATGTAAACCGCAACAGCGTGAAGCACAGCATCCAATCAATCGTAGATGACGATTTGCTAATGGCCCGGGTCGATTCCAGACTGATCGTTCAGGTGCTGATCAATCTTGTGGATAACGCCATCAAGTACACCCAAGAGGGTTCATGCATTACGCTTTCAGCAATACGCGACGGGCAAATGGTGCTGATAGAAGTGTCCGATGACGGCCCGGGTATTTCGGATGAATCGAAGACCAGGTTATTTGAGATGTTCTATACCGGAGATAATATTCGCGGGGACGGACGCCGGGGTTTGGGCCTGGGGCTTGCTCTATGCAAATCGATCGTAAATGCCCACGGCGGCACTATTGGAGTAAGAGATCATTTTCCGAGGGGGACGGTGTTTTATTTTACCCTTCAGGCTGCGGAGGTGAGTGTGTATGAATAA
- a CDS encoding cation diffusion facilitator family transporter — translation MTTLSRSANIIAIWISLISNLLLTGIKIIVGFLFNSQVLIADGVHNAGDVIATIAALGSAQVAKKPKDSDHPYGHGRAEIIGSAMVAIIMLFAALFIAYHSIESFLHPAAEASYIALIAAAISLIWKQCLYFYCIHFGKKENSKSLIATAYDHLADVYASIAAVTGIGAALIGEKYSIGILSYGDALAGILVAYFVIRLAYHMGKEAVDILMDKLVAPEKLLQYEELVFSVPEVMRIDRIRAREHGTYVIIDIRVGIPAHLSVQEGHDISRKIKQTIMERHQNVQEVLIHINPWYAEEDTDLLAK, via the coding sequence ATGACTACTCTGAGTCGATCAGCAAATATTATAGCAATCTGGATCAGTTTAATTAGTAATTTATTATTAACGGGTATCAAAATCATTGTGGGCTTTTTATTTAACAGCCAGGTATTAATTGCCGATGGCGTACATAATGCAGGGGATGTTATCGCAACAATAGCTGCACTGGGTTCTGCGCAGGTTGCGAAGAAACCTAAAGACTCGGATCATCCATACGGGCACGGCCGTGCAGAGATCATCGGTTCCGCAATGGTAGCGATCATCATGTTATTTGCGGCTTTGTTCATTGCTTACCATTCCATTGAGTCGTTTTTACACCCTGCTGCTGAAGCAAGCTATATCGCGCTAATTGCTGCGGCCATTTCTCTGATTTGGAAGCAATGTCTGTACTTTTACTGCATTCATTTTGGAAAAAAAGAAAATAGCAAAAGTCTGATCGCGACTGCCTACGATCATTTAGCCGATGTGTATGCATCGATTGCGGCCGTTACAGGAATCGGAGCCGCGCTGATCGGCGAGAAATACAGCATTGGAATACTAAGCTATGGCGACGCGCTGGCCGGTATTTTAGTTGCATACTTTGTTATCAGGCTCGCATACCACATGGGCAAGGAAGCTGTGGATATCCTGATGGACAAATTGGTAGCGCCGGAAAAGCTTTTGCAATATGAGGAGCTTGTTTTTTCGGTGCCGGAGGTTATGCGTATTGATCGTATCCGGGCAAGAGAGCATGGAACCTACGTTATTATCGATATACGTGTCGGGATTCCCGCGCATCTTAGTGTTCAGGAAGGGCATGATATATCGCGCAAAATAAAACAAACAATTATGGAGCGGCATCAAAATGTGCAGGAAGTATTAATCCATATTAATCCGTGGTATGCGGAAGAAGACACCGATTTACTGGCAAAATAG
- a CDS encoding GNAT family N-acetyltransferase — MMIELAREDYYKALPLLDQVKINTMFAGVVLRQHIPGHVYVDSRENPRAFYVAHPYRMSLLFGDSGDDSFTHGLYDYITNQSAARQQMEWLQADPAGEWSRVIDSMLTSHNDSLENRGLSPEDLEMKKIQRNTRVNFSFDRDAYLNAKRDFQKHEEPVVSLTKELFFAQSGSVVPRYFWRDAEHFAEKGVGYSLLSEGEVASSSFSAFLTASQLEIGIETADTHRGKGYATSVCSALIDYCLERNLEPVWACRLENKGSYNLAQKLGFRPSVTLPYYRLPV; from the coding sequence ATGATGATTGAGCTTGCACGCGAGGATTATTACAAAGCGCTGCCGCTGCTTGACCAAGTGAAAATCAACACAATGTTTGCCGGAGTGGTACTGAGGCAACATATTCCAGGCCATGTCTATGTAGATTCCCGGGAGAATCCCCGTGCATTTTATGTAGCTCATCCCTATAGAATGTCACTGTTGTTCGGTGATTCGGGAGATGATTCATTCACTCACGGACTATATGATTACATAACGAATCAATCAGCAGCAAGGCAGCAGATGGAATGGCTGCAGGCCGATCCGGCCGGAGAATGGAGCAGGGTCATTGATTCGATGCTGACCTCCCATAACGACAGTCTTGAGAATCGCGGTTTGTCGCCCGAAGATTTGGAAATGAAAAAGATTCAAAGAAACACCAGAGTCAACTTCAGCTTTGACCGTGACGCCTACCTGAATGCGAAGCGGGACTTTCAAAAGCACGAAGAGCCAGTAGTCAGTCTGACCAAAGAATTGTTTTTTGCCCAAAGCGGCTCGGTAGTTCCTCGTTATTTCTGGCGGGATGCCGAGCATTTTGCCGAGAAGGGTGTAGGTTATTCCTTGTTGTCGGAGGGAGAAGTCGCTTCTTCCTCATTCTCAGCCTTCCTGACAGCCAGTCAGCTTGAGATTGGAATCGAGACGGCAGATACCCACCGGGGAAAAGGATATGCCACCTCCGTATGCTCTGCGCTAATCGACTATTGTCTGGAGCGTAATCTGGAGCCGGTATGGGCCTGCCGACTGGAAAACAAAGGGTCGTACAATTTGGCGCAAAAGCTGGGTTTTCGGCCGTCGGTCACTTTGCCTTATTATCGTCTGCCTGTATAA
- a CDS encoding bile acid:sodium symporter family protein: MLTTVNRMFDRIMPWITPTSLIAGMLFTVWLKPYGYLSTWLFAFMTLAGSLGTSSRDFVRVFRRPAPILCALILLHFVMPLVAWLFGMTFFGGDAETITGLVLGTAIPTGVTTLFWVALKGGDVTLTIAVILLDTLLAPFVVPGMLSLLFASELHIDALGMVWKLLLMIVFPSLLGMFINHVTRGEAERVWKPRLAPFSKIALGGVVALNGAFVAPFFIHFEWKLALILATVILLTLIAYLFGYSTGRWGWRKEAGVTISLTYTVGMRNISAGAVIATTFLPAAAALPVCIAMLVQQLMASMVSSVLNKLTDIKLIATDRYPLKKVK; encoded by the coding sequence ATGCTGACCACTGTAAACCGGATGTTTGACCGAATTATGCCATGGATTACCCCCACGAGTTTGATTGCCGGTATGCTGTTCACCGTTTGGTTAAAGCCTTACGGTTATTTATCCACCTGGTTGTTTGCTTTTATGACGCTGGCTGGAAGTTTGGGGACAAGCTCCAGAGATTTCGTCCGGGTGTTCCGGCGACCGGCGCCGATATTGTGCGCTCTGATTCTACTACATTTTGTAATGCCGCTTGTTGCGTGGTTGTTTGGGATGACTTTCTTTGGCGGGGATGCTGAGACGATTACCGGCCTGGTGCTTGGAACCGCCATTCCGACAGGCGTTACGACCTTATTCTGGGTAGCGCTCAAAGGCGGAGACGTGACCTTGACCATTGCGGTCATCCTGCTGGATACGCTACTTGCTCCGTTCGTCGTCCCAGGGATGCTGTCTCTCCTGTTTGCTTCGGAGTTGCATATCGATGCGCTGGGGATGGTATGGAAGCTCCTGCTCATGATCGTGTTTCCGTCGCTGCTTGGCATGTTCATCAATCATGTGACCCGGGGAGAGGCAGAGCGGGTATGGAAGCCCCGGCTCGCACCATTTTCCAAGATCGCACTCGGGGGAGTTGTTGCGCTGAACGGGGCATTCGTTGCTCCGTTCTTCATTCATTTTGAATGGAAGCTTGCCTTGATTCTTGCCACAGTGATCCTTCTTACACTCATCGCCTACCTATTCGGATACTCGACAGGCCGATGGGGATGGAGGAAGGAAGCCGGGGTCACGATTTCACTGACTTATACGGTTGGAATGCGAAACATAAGCGCTGGAGCGGTAATTGCGACTACGTTCCTGCCGGCAGCCGCGGCGCTGCCCGTTTGTATAGCCATGCTTGTTCAACAATTGATGGCATCCATGGTAAGCAGCGTGCTAAACAAATTAACAGATATTAAGCTGATCGCCACCGATAGGTACCCGTTGAAAAAAGTAAAGTAA